The region ATGAAGCTAAAAAAAGTGGAAAAATTAAATATGCTGGATTTTCTTTTCATGATCAACTTGATGTATTTAAAGAAATCATAAATTCATATGATTGGGATTTCTGTCAGATACAATTAAACTACTTAGATAGAAACTACCAAGCTGGTGAAGAAGGACTTAGGTATGCTAAGAGTAAAGGACTTTCTGTAGTGATAATGGAACCTATAAAAGGTGGTAAACTTTCTAATCCACCAGAAGAAATTCAATCAATATGGGACAAGAGTACAGTTAAGAGGACTCCTTCTGAATGGGCATTGAAATGGGTTCTAAATCACGAAGAAGTTTCCGTTACACTAAGTGGAATGAGCAATTTAGAACAAGTTAAAGAAAACTTAAAAACATCTTCAGAGTCTTTACCAAATTCACTTACAGAAAATGATCACAAACTTATAGACAGCGTTATTGAAATATATGAGGATAAAATAAAAGTAGGTTGTACTAACTGTAAATACTGTCTTCCTTGTCCTCAAAATGTTAGGATTCCTGATATATTTGAACTATACAATAATGTATATGTATTTAATGCAGAAAATCCTTCTAAGAGTTCATATGAAAATTTAATGAATAAAAACCTAGACGCTTCACAATGTA is a window of Anaerosalibacter sp. Marseille-P3206 DNA encoding:
- a CDS encoding aldo/keto reductase, whose product is MQYRNFTKDNLKVSALGFGCMRFPIVNGNSGNIDEQKSIELLRYAIDEGINYIDTAYPYHQGNSENLVGKALKDGYREKVFLATKLPVWLTDSYEDFENYLDEQLSKLDTDHIDFYLLHQLNSRFWNKVNSLNVLKFLDEAKKSGKIKYAGFSFHDQLDVFKEIINSYDWDFCQIQLNYLDRNYQAGEEGLRYAKSKGLSVVIMEPIKGGKLSNPPEEIQSIWDKSTVKRTPSEWALKWVLNHEEVSVTLSGMSNLEQVKENLKTSSESLPNSLTENDHKLIDSVIEIYEDKIKVGCTNCKYCLPCPQNVRIPDIFELYNNVYVFNAENPSKSSYENLMNKNLDASQCIECGQCENKCPQNLPIRKHLKAAHDVLTN